One window from the genome of Bufo bufo chromosome 4, aBufBuf1.1, whole genome shotgun sequence encodes:
- the LOC120997477 gene encoding gastrula zinc finger protein XlCGF71.1-like — MLSLDYKEEDEDSGGNLITYNVQPGPDSTDLSYNPPNHEKPSPDQSQIVTTSPDLSYNPPIHEETSCQSQIVTINPDQEEGKWFQCEECGKPFTKSSKLSTHRQIHTGQKPYSCSVCGQCFTCRSALYHCERSHSGDKPYSCSLCGKCFTGKSELVTDQQSHTGEKPYSCSECGKNFAEKSHLVILERIFTVDKPYTCSECGKCFASKSHLVSHERIHTGEKPYSCPECGKCFTKKSNLVIHERIHTGENPRKKPFNVLGAINSNDLCVDWSMKQRSS, encoded by the exons ATGTTATCACTAGATTATAAGGAAGAAGATGAAGATTCAGGAGGAAACCTCATCACCTATAATGTACAACCAGGACCTGACAGTacagatctgtcatataatccTCCAAATCATGAGaaaccttctcctgaccaatccCAGATTGTTACCACAAGTCCAGATCTATCATATAATCCTCCTATTCATGAGGAAACTTCATGCCAATCGCAGATTGTTACCATAAATCCTGATCAGGAAGAAGGTAAATGGTTTCAATGTGAGGAATGTGGAAAACCATTTACAAAAAGCTCAAAACTTTCTACACACAGGCAAattcacacaggacagaagccatattcatgttcagtatGTGGGCAGTGCTTTACCTGTAGGTCAGCCCTTTATCATTGTGAGAGAAGTCACTCAGGAGACAAGCCATATTCGTGTTCActgtgtgggaagtgttttacagGAAAATCAGAACTTGTTACAGATCAgcaaagtcacacaggagagaagccatattcatgttcagaatgtgggaagaattttgcggaaaaatcacatcttgttatactTGAGAGAATTTTCACAGTAGATAAGCCAtatacatgttcagaatgtgggaaatgttttgcaagCAAGTCACATCTTGTTTCAcacgagagaattcacacaggagagaaaccatattcatgtccagaatgtgggaaatgttttaccaaaaaatcaaatcttgttatacatgagagaattcacacgggagagaa CCCCAGGAAAAAACCTTTCAATGTGCTTGGTGCCATTAACTCCAATGATCTTTGTGTAGACTGGAGCATGAAACAGCGGtcttcataa